The following is a genomic window from Micromonospora cathayae.
ACCGGCTGTCCGGGGTGCCGTGCGCGTAGCCGACGGAGGCGTCACCGATCACCAGGACCATCGCCAGCGCCGCCAGTACGGCGCCGGCAGCCGATCGACGGAAACGACCGGCCGGTACGGCGAACACGTCGCCGGACACCTCTCGGGGCGGGCATCTGCCCATTTTTCTCTCCGATCTGTGGAAAGGTTCGACTACCGGCCGCGCGGTGACTGACCCGAACGGCCGGCCCGTAGCCGTGGACAGTCGTTGATCCGTCTCTTCTACCGAGACAGGAATCAAATTCGAGCCGAACCGGTCGCCGACGAGCGTTCAGGCATACGGCAGACAGGAGGTGAGCACCTCTTCTGTCGAGCGCCGAACGATTCTCGGCAATGGTGACGGCAGGAGCGGATGGAACGCGGCCTGATTTCTCCCCGACCCCGGACGCGCCCGACGGCAGGTTATGTCAAAAAATATAAGTCAATACAGCATGATCAATGAATAGGCGCGTCGAACGAGTTAATTCCTCGTGATTAGCCGCAGTTGCCCGGCAGGGCTCGGGGAGCGGCGACCGGCGGGTGGTCACATCGGGAAGCTGCCGCGCCGCCAGTGCCAGTGGCCGCCGGCCCGCAGGTGGTCGACGATCGCGCGCTGGAGCGCGGTACGGCGCGGCAGGCGGTCGAGCGGTGTGGTCAGGGTACGGAACACGAACCGCAGCGCCTCGACGTCGGCGTCCAGCCCTTCCTCCGGCCCCGCGTAGGGCTCCAGCTCGAACCGACGCTGGAACCGGACGATGTTGGAATCGTCGGGGAGGTACTCCCGTAGCTGCGGGTCGAGCAGCCACGAGCCGCAGGAGAACGCCGGGTAGCGCTCGTCCGGAAAGTGGCGCGGGAAGAACGCGCGGGCCGCGTCCAGCGACGCGTCGACCGCCTCCGGGGTCAGCGGCCCCGACTCGGGGATGTGCAGGGACAGGGCGCTGTCGCCGCGATGGTGCTGGAGCCGGCCCAGCTCGTAGAGGCCGCCGCGCACGTGCAGGGTCAGCCAGCTCTGCATGACCGGCCAGCCCTCCCGGTTCATCCGCCGGTCGATCGCCAGGTTGCGGCCCAGGTCCGCGAGGGTCACCCAGGACACGGCGTCGGGGATACCGTGCTCGCGGTGGTACCCCCGGGCCACGTCGACCAGGCCCAGGTACGTGTACGCGTAGAGGTGCCGCCAGGCGGGGCCCCGGTCGCGGGGCAGCGCCGGGCCGGGCGGTAGCCAGCCGTGGCCGCCGAGATCGGCGCGGACCAGGGCGATCGAGCGGTCGAGCAGCCAGCGCAGCTCCGGGGTCCACAGCGGAGAATCCGGGTCGGGCCAGCCGGCCATG
Proteins encoded in this region:
- a CDS encoding acyltransferase domain-containing protein; this translates as MDLDDIAARLGVPVEEVDRVHRLAGDLPSAPLPDRADAPAILDRLAVRPDDAAEIMAGWPDPDSPLWTPELRWLLDRSIALVRADLGGHGWLPPGPALPRDRGPAWRHLYAYTYLGLVDVARGYHREHGIPDAVSWVTLADLGRNLAIDRRMNREGWPVMQSWLTLHVRGGLYELGRLQHHRGDSALSLHIPESGPLTPEAVDASLDAARAFFPRHFPDERYPAFSCGSWLLDPQLREYLPDDSNIVRFQRRFELEPYAGPEEGLDADVEALRFVFRTLTTPLDRLPRRTALQRAIVDHLRAGGHWHWRRGSFPM